In Oryza sativa Japonica Group chromosome 2, ASM3414082v1, the following are encoded in one genomic region:
- the LOC4330420 gene encoding probable WRKY transcription factor 14 → MCDYFLQRMEGEQAAGDLADIVLRAGGAAAAAVAGGGIPSTEWQLPPAEEEEEEPGLFPLPPSSSDGSGMSGADAFGDPFAGLPDPFGGDYPSSGGAAAAADFFDAVVAKAGFVDVGVLGGGGGGGCDGGGVDGGGGGSSLLGMSKPILPRAAMQLPSVSPRAIRPYPVMAGDTVKLGAPMAGGPCAFDGAAAAGLHMSSSPRGAVGGIKRRKNQARKVVCIPAPAAAGGRTSGEVVPSDLWAWRKYGQKPIKGSPYPRGYYRCSSSKGCSARKQVERSRTDPNMLVITYTSEHNHPWPTQRNALAGSTRSHHAKNSSSNSSSSGASSASKNNSSHSGYHHHHHQKPLVKAEPNDQSAAATTAATVPVKEEAAMVGTSSEALAKTTQKSMEDAAAAASATAAAVEHSDLMQQMFSQSYRPMIPEAAAGGHHDDFFADLAELESDPMSLIFSKEYMATNYKPAGDPAGKEMNAVDKGLDPAYMLDWSSTTVVTRAGGSSFMQGEGGL, encoded by the exons ATGTGTGATTACTTCTTGCAACGGATGGAGGGGGAGCAGGCCGCCGGAGACCTCGCCGACATCGTCCTCCGCGCCGGcggggctgctgctgctgctgttgcgggCGGCGGCATCCCGTCGACGGAGTGGCAGCTAccaccggcggaggaggaggaggaagagccggGTCTcttcccgctgccgccgtcgtcgtcggatGGCTCCGGCATGAGCGGCGCGGATGCGTTCGGCGACCCGTTCGCTGGCCTCCCCGACCCCTTCGGTGGCGACTACCCCTCCtctggcggagcggcggcggccgccgactTCTTTGACGCCGTCGTGGCCAAGGCCGGGTTCGTCGACGTCGGTgtcctcggtggcggcggcggcggtggctgcgatGGAGGTGGCGTtgatggtggtggaggagggtcGTCGCTGCTGGGCATGAGCAAGCCTATCTTGCCTAGGGCCGCCATGCAGTTGCCGTCGGTGTCGCCGAGGGCGATACGGCCGTACCCCGTGATGGCCGGTGACACGGTGAAGCTCGGCGCGCCGATGGCCGGCGGGCCGTGCGCgttcgacggcgccgccgcggcagggCTGCacatgtcgtcgtcgccgcgtggCGCCGTCGGCGGGATCAAGCGCAG GAAGAACCAGGCTAGGAAGGTGGTGTGCATCCCAGCGCCTGCAGCAGCAGGAGGGAGGACCAGTGGGGAGGTTGTTCCTTCCGATCTCTGGGCTTGGAGGAAGTATGGCCAGAAGCCTATCAAAGGCTCTCCTTACCCAAG AGGGTACTACAGATGCAGCAGCTCGAAAGGATGCTCGGCGCGCAAGCAGGTGGAGCGCAGCCGGACCGACCCCAACATGCTCGTCATCACCTACACGTCGGAGCACAACCACCCGTGGCCGACGCAGCGCAACGCGCTCGCCGGCTCCACGCGGTCTCATCACGccaagaacagcagcagcaacagcagcagcagcggcgcctcCTCAGCCTCCAAGAACAACTCCTCCCACAGCGgttaccaccaccaccaccaccagaagcCACTCGTCAAGGCGGAACCCAACGAtcaatccgccgccgccacgaccgCCGCCACGGTGCCGGTGAAAGAGGAGGCCGCCATGGTAGGGACGTCGTCGGAAGCATTGGCGAAGACGACGCAGAAATCCATGgaggatgctgctgctgctgcttcagccacggcggcggcggtggagcacaGTGATCTCATGCAGCAGATGTTCAGCCAGAGCTACCGGCCGATGATACCGGAggcagcggccggcggccacCACGACGACTTCTTCGCCGACCTCGCCGAGTTGGAGTCAGATCCCATGAGCCTGATCTTCTCCAAGGAGTACATGGCGACCAATTACAAGCCAGCAGGTGACCCAGCAGGCAAGGAGATGAATGCAGTAGACAAGGGCTTGGATCCAGCGTACATGCTGGATTGGTCTTCTACCACTGTTGTTACTAGAGCTGGTGGGAGCTCATTTATGCAAGGGGAGGGAGGTTTATGA